A genome region from Myxococcota bacterium includes the following:
- a CDS encoding lysophospholipid acyltransferase family protein, whose protein sequence is MSSKLEKRIEALSRKNLNSFRVDPFGYDPESIKLWMPIVHWLYQKYFRVHTVGASNIPTGRVLVVANHSGQLPFDAMMISMAFMVEPKKPRLLRGMAERWSAELPFIGTLFARGGTIVGTPSACKTLLQNEEAVMVFPEGVGGISKLFKNRYKLAKFGHGFMRLAVETGTPILPVALIGAEEQAPSIANFKWLGKLFGTPGFPLIFPQIIPLPLPVKYRIHIGKPIYFTGHGKESDEQIANYVAQTKQRLQKMIDKGVQKRQSIFF, encoded by the coding sequence ATGAGTTCAAAACTTGAGAAACGCATTGAAGCTTTGTCGCGAAAAAACCTGAATTCATTTCGCGTTGATCCTTTTGGCTATGATCCCGAAAGCATCAAACTTTGGATGCCCATCGTTCATTGGCTCTATCAAAAATACTTCCGCGTTCACACCGTTGGCGCATCCAACATTCCAACCGGCCGGGTCTTGGTGGTGGCCAATCACTCAGGTCAGCTACCTTTTGACGCCATGATGATCTCAATGGCCTTCATGGTAGAGCCAAAAAAGCCAAGGCTATTGCGCGGGATGGCAGAGCGCTGGAGCGCCGAGCTGCCTTTTATTGGGACCCTATTTGCTCGTGGTGGAACCATCGTTGGCACGCCCAGCGCCTGCAAGACACTTCTGCAAAATGAAGAGGCTGTCATGGTTTTCCCAGAAGGTGTTGGCGGTATATCAAAGCTATTTAAGAATCGTTACAAACTCGCTAAGTTTGGTCATGGCTTTATGCGGCTAGCCGTTGAAACAGGCACCCCGATTCTTCCGGTTGCCCTCATAGGAGCGGAAGAGCAGGCGCCTTCGATTGCCAATTTTAAATGGCTGGGAAAGCTTTTTGGCACACCAGGATTCCCGCTGATATTTCCCCAAATTATCCCGTTGCCGCTGCCTGTTAAATATCGAATCCATATCGGTAAACCAATATATTTCACTGGGCATGGCAAAGAAAGTGACGAACAAATCGCTAATTATGTTGCTCAAACCAAACAGCGGCTCCAAAAGATGATTGATAAAGGAGTTCAAAAAAGACAGAGCATATTCTTTTAG